CACTTCAACAACGTGGCTTTCAGACTAATGTCTAACATCGCAGGTTATATATCAGTAACATTACTTTTTGCAACTATTGATATCTTTTCATTTTATTATGGCGCTAAAATAGCTGTAATACTTGAAATAGCACCAACTCTTTATGCTGTGTTATTTAATACCGTAGTTATTGGTGTAACCTATTTAGCACTTGGAATATTTACTATTATCATACCTTTGCTGCTATTTTTTGTGATGTCTGAACAAACCTCAAAGCCGTGGCAGTTCTATTTTGAATACTTCCCATGGCATTACAGATTTTTAACTATAACCTCAATCCCAGCTACATTTATTTTTGTTTGTAACCTTATATATTCTTAGCGCAGTTATCAAAAAAACCCCTTTACAGGGGCATAATATAGATATTAATTGCTTTATAACTGAGCAAATTCACTATAGACAAGTTGGTTAAAGATTGGCAATAGCTTTCCTTCACTGACGGTGTAGGAAATTAATGATAATTTATTATCTGCAATATTTTTCAGTCAGCGGCTGATTACTTTTTTCTATGTTAGGGTGGTGCTCTATCAGTCTGATACCTGGAGTACCCCTGTTTTATGGTCGCCTCGATCACCGATTATCACAACCGAATTAATGCCATTAATGAAAAAGCCGCCCTATTCCGTCAGGCGGTGATCAATCCACAAGTTGAATCTGCCAACACTAACCGATTTATTACTGATAATGCTGAACGTAACAGCCAGTTAAAAGCCGTTGTCAAAGACACTATTTTTGATGCAGCAGGCGAGCAAGGTCCTTTGTTATTAGGGGTTACCGCCAATGCCGTGCGTGCTTATTATGATCAGCGCGGCTCCTTGCCATCCGCTGAAATGATGGCCAGTGCCTATCACACTATCGAAAATATGCTGGTCAATACGGCTAACCATAAAATTATGGATGCGGCTACATCGACCAGTGAAGGCATTATTAAGCGTAATCACCAGGTTGCGTTAATTGTGCCTACCATGTTGACTAGCATTACGAATGATATGGTCACGCATATTCCACCCAATTACGATAAATCTGAAATTTTTGCGATTACCCGACGAGCGGGGTCTACCTTTGGTGACCTTAAAAAAGGAGAATTAATTGACGAGTCCTTCCATGGGCAATACTCATCAATGAACCAACGCCAGCCGGTGGCAACTGGCGATGGCACCACCAAAGAATTCACTAAAAGCATTGGTATGCCGGTGCGCAAAGAGTTGGTACGGGTTTATCATGACCGTAACCTGGTAGCCGAAGATTTAAATGGTCGAGGACTGCTGTCGGGGCATTTTATTGATGCTGATGGGGTCGCTGTAACTGTGACAGGCTCCGTTGATCACGACACCGGTGGGATTACCGTTAATTTTTCGGTACCGCCTAAAAACGGCATTGAAATTCATGTCGCTTACGACGTATCAATTGAAAAAGACCCTTCTCTGATCCCTAAAATTGATCACGAAATGGAATCCTGGCTGGTTTATCCCCATGAATCCGCGATTGCTGCCAGTGCCACCATTCAAGCGGTATTCAGCGCCCGTCGTGAATTCAGTATTGATTTAAATGCCTTAAACTTCAGTTCGGCTAAAAATATTCTCGCCGCTGAAAAAGACCGACGCCGTTTAATCGATATGTATTTCTTTGCGATGGGCAATCGTCAATGGAAATATACAGTACCGGATGGCCTTAAATTCACAGATCACTACGAAACTCTACGTCAGACGTTTTATGAGATCAGTCAGGATTTAATGTACCGCACCAAGAAAAGCGGTCTGGTGGGGATTATTGCCGGTCCCAAAGCCTCTGCCCTATTAAAGTCGATTGGTGCCCCCCATGTGCGAATGGCCCCCGGTTATCGGCATGTTCCCCAGCCACACTATGTGGGTAAAGTCTTTGAGTTTGATTTTAAAGAAGACCCGTTTGCCCCTGACTGGCAAATCTTTTGTTATGCCAAAGGCCGTGATCATGGTGATTCAGGCTATGTAGCAGCCGATGCGATCAGTGCCATTAATTATCAGCACCCGATTGATGAAAAATTACGCCATAGCAATACCCTGTACGAATTAGCATACCGAGATTTACACCCTAAAAATGGCCGGACTTATTACACCCTACTCACTTTAGTGCCTTAACCGGCACTGAGTTAATTAGTTATTTTTTCGCTTTATTTTATCGATTGTTTTTTAATTATTTTTTTGGAGTTCAGGGCTATGGCCACTCGCCGCAAAAATACTGCAACTGACACCGCTACTGAAGATAAACCCGAACCAGCGGAACGATTATTCGAAGTGGTTTTTAAAAATGCCAGCATATCACCACTGGAATGCACCTTGAGTAAAAAGCGAATTTGGATTGCCGGGCATGCGAATACCGCCCCGGATATTTTTTCGGAATCAGAGGTGGTCCATTTGCGTGAGATTTTAAAAGGGTTTCCGGCGATTACCATGCGTATTGACGAGGTCGCATGATTAGTCAAACCATAACAGAGAGTGCGGGGATTACCGTACTCAGCCCCATTGATAACAATATTTCGTTAGCGGGCAGCAGCCAGACCATTGGTGCAACAGTCGTAGAAGCCTCTCAAGGTCCGGTCGGTAAGCCCGTCACGGTTACGGCGGATAATTGGCAATCGACTTTTGGCAAGCCTTTACCCATGTCAGCCGGTACCAAAGCCGAGGGTTTACGGCATGTGAAGGATGCGTTAACTGAGTGTGCTGCCTGTCAGGTGGTTCGGGTGGTGGGGTCTGGGGCACAATTCCCTAGCCTGGCATTTCCGGTAAAGCCAGAAGCTCCCGATGCGAAGGGCTATAAAATCACCGTGCAGTCCTCACCGATTATTGAAGGTGACACCATTAAAATACTGCTGTCGTCTTCTGCACTGGATTTTACTGTCAGTGCGGCTGAGGCTGAAGGCTGGACGGTGGAAATTAACAGCCAGCTCTATCCCCTGCATAACTTTCAGCATGGGGCAACCCCGGTATTGTGGATCCATAAAGACGACAGTCTTAACCTGGAAACCATTACCAGTGGCACTAAGCTGGTGATTCATGGCAAAGCCCAGCAGACACCACCTGACGTATTAACAGCCAGCCACCCTTATGGTACCGATATTGTGGTAGCCCAGGATTATTGGTTAGTGGTCTGGCCAGTGGATGGTCACCCCAGTGATCACCGCCGAGTTGAAATTACTGCGCTGGATGATGTGGACCAACGTTTTACCTTAGCTTTTTATGAAGACCATTATGGCCAATCTCAATTAGTAGAGTCTTATAAAGTCGGCATTGATACTGACGATATGGATGACCAGGGCTTAAGTGCTTATGCGCCAACTGTCTTAGAAGAACGTTCTTCCCGCTTTAGATGCCAGGTAGCGTACAACACCCGTTGGACTGATGTGATGCCGATGGCTGAAACCTTTATGGGTGGCAGTAATGGTGAATCGCCAACCACTGAACAATGGATAGAAGCATGGTCACGCCTTAAATCCGATGATGTGGCTTTTGATTTATTGTTCGCCGCAGGACAATACGACACTACGGTATTAGGCCATGTGATTGCCATTGCAGAAGGTCGATTAACCCAGTTCAAGTTTGATGTTCCCCCTTACTTAACGGAAAGTGCCGCGCTTAAATGGTTAGCCGATGCCAATTTGGAAAGCTATCAGGCGCAGGCGATACATTACCCCTATAAAGCGAATGACGAGTGGTACGGTGGTAAAAGTTTGTGGGGGGCATCCGGGGCATTAGTGGCCGCCAAGGCCCGTTGTTATGCGACACCTACCGGCCATGGAGCAGTATCCGGTGCTCATTATACGGCAGCTGGCGAAAGTCGTGGCTTAATTAATCGTCGTGGGATTGAGCCATTACACAACACAGGCTTTGTATTACCAGATGAACGCGTCGATGCACGCATAAATCCGGTGGATAAAGGCAAATTCATTAATGACTGTTTAAACCTCTGGCCCAAAAATAATTATTTACGCTTTGAACATGTAGTAGCAGTTTTAAATGCTATTTCCCATGAATTTATTCAAGCGGCGAGTGTCGCCAAATTCGAACCCGATGGCTTAACCCTCTCGTTATTAACCACCTTAGCCAATGACATTTGTCAGCGTCGTGTGGATGCTGGGGCTTTTGTGAACCCCCGAAACCCAGAGCGTGATGGGGAAAATCCGTTTCATATTGATATTACACAAATTGAAATCGACCTCTGGCAAGTGGATGTGAGTTTTGCACCCACTGGTGTTGCCCGCCGTATTGCCTTGCAGCCCAAATTAATGCGTTAGTTTTTTAAGGAGTATTTATGTTTGATACGGGCTCTCCCGGTGATTTACATCCAACCGATATTGATTATTGGTGTTTAGATAATAGTAATCCATTAATTACCGACAGCATTATTGATCAGTTTGGTGATCAACAGTTACGTGCCAGTGCCATGGCCAGTGCATTAGCCTGGGTAGAAGGGGAAGAAATTACCCCGGATGCTTTTACTGAAATTATTTCCGGCATGGCCGATGTTGCTATCGAGGACGATATTACCCAACCAGAGGAAGATTATTATGAAGATTTAACCCGTGAAACCGCTATTGCACTGACGGCATTAGGCGCTGAAAACCGCGATGTCAAAACCTTCATTGAACGACAGGATGAAGCCAGCGCGTTAACCATTGCCCAACAAATTGAAGACCGGCTCAGTACCGAACAAAAAGACGATGGTACGTTAGTGGCAGAATATGCTGCACTTTCACAGCCAGTCATGGATAAAGCAGTACGACGGGTGATTGATGGCAAAATTGTCCTGAAAAAAATTCCCACCCGCAAACGCCGAATGACGGCTGCGCAAAAAGCTGCTTTAAAAAAAGCACGCCGCAAGGCGCACAGTGCTGCTGCCAAACGGGCACGGGCCAAAGCCATGAAACTTAGGTCACAGCGAGGCTTGTAATTTAAATGACGGGGCTCTGGCAACAAGGGGGACTGACGCAAGTGGGGCTGAATGACAGTCGAATCAGCCCTTACTTAAAATGCTGGATTCATCAACATACCACACTGGTGGTAGGCGCCATTGGTGAAGGAACCAGCAAAGAGTTCAGTGCCACCTGGTCCAGCCCTTTTGAAACGGATTCATTAGGGGCACAAGAGACGGTCCAAAAAACCGCGGGATTAACCCAGTCATTAACGGGACTCACTTCGGTAACGACACTCAATAGCCAACAGGTGTGGGAAGGTAACCAGCCCCACCAGTTCAGTATTACCCTACAGCTGTATGCTTTGGTGGAGCCTAAAAATGAAGTTGAAGCCGCTATCCAGGCTTTGGAATTAATGGCCACACCTGACGTGGATGCCATTATGCCACTCGGGCGAAAACCCGAGTCTGTCTGGATCAATATTGGCCGTAATGTCATCTGTGGTCCCTGTATTATCGAGAGTCTACAAGTGCCACTCGATGGGCCACGTGATAAAAATGGCTATTTATTAGAAGCAGCGGTGCAGCTTTCCATTAAAACCGAAAAAATGTTAACCCGTGGTGATATCCCGGCCACTTATGGCTAATGATTTTAATTGCTGAATAAAGGTGATTATGTCACGTATTCCTAACGTTAAGGGTGATATTCCCTTATTAAAGCGTGCTTACTCAAAAAATGTCGCGATGGGCGAACGGGCAGTGGCGTCTGATTTTGAGATGACCATTAAAGGTTATGAGGATTTAACCGTCTTAGTCCGTACAGCCCAATTACCGGAAATTTCCCGCGGCGATCCGGTAGAGGATTTTGGTTTATATGGCCAAGGGTTTCAGCAATATGGCGCGGTGAAACGCGACGGCGATATTACCGTGAATATTGTGGAATTAAAAACCGGCCTGGTCCAGGACACCTTATTTGAAATCATCGAGAAAAAAGAATACGTCACTATTGAAATGGTGCTGGTCGGTGAAGGCCAAAAACGCCGAGGCTGGCAGCTGGAAGACTGTATTTTAAAAGCCGATCCCGGTGAGCTGGATACTTCAAACCGCGTCGGTACTGTGCAAATTCCCGTGACGATTCACTACAACTGGTGTGAACGCTTATGACACCATTGGATTTATTGAACGATATTAAAGCCGAATTTTCGTTATTATTATTGGATGATGAGACGACGTTTTTAGCGTTATTAAAACGCAGCTTGCGTACTTATCATGACAATATTGGATTTCAGAAAGCTCGGGTGTTAACCGCGAAACAGTTAGCCGATGGGTTTGAAGTACCAGACGATTATCAAAGTTTATTAACTGCTTTTGATGATAAACAACAGCCCGCTTCGATTATTTTACATGGTAATACTCTGATTAATGAGGAAGGTAAGCCACCATCTGGTCATGTCACGGTGATTTATTTTTCGGATTTTACCCGCTGGGATTTAGCCACGGATCATTTTCCAGCGAATACCAAAACCAGTTTTATTCATAGCCATTTACACAGCTTAATTAGCTTAGCCAATAACGAGCGGTTACGGGGGATGCATCAGGCCGCCGAATTACCGGCTGATCATTTACCAATAGAAGCTGATATCCGTGGGCAGTTAACTGAGCTGGAAGCGATCATGAAAGAACATCCGCCCTTTTTAACCGCTGCCCAGCTGAGTCATTAATGAGGGTCGATTTTAATCAACAGCGCTTAGCGGTTAAACGCAGTGTTCAGCAAGCATTTCAGCAAAACTGGCAATTTAAAATGGCGATTGAAGGCCAGCCCACAGACTTTGCATTGTTTGTTAAGGATGTGACCTATGGATTATTTACCCTCAATACCAAGCCAATTTTAACAGGTGCTTATTATATTAATTTACCGCAACAGCCAGAGCCTGACATCTTGACGCTGACCGTGCGAGACCACCAGGACCGACGGATTCACCGTTGGTTACTCGATTGGATGGCTAATATAAAGAATGCGGACGGCACCTTAAATCCTCCCTTACACCCAACACTGGGTTATGTACGACAGTTACAACTGTTTCAGCTCACTGAACAGAATAATGAGCAATTAATCAACACCTTTTTAGTGTATCCCAGTCAGGCTGGCGAGATTACCGAATCTTATACCGAGCCTGGGTTTTTAGCGTTTTCCATTACCTTTACCAGGTTTCGATAATTATTTATGCATTATTTTGCCCCTATTCCCCGCCCGAGTAATCCTGATTATGCCATTCGATTACGGGAAGCCACCGTTAAAGAAATGCTGGCGATTGCTGATGTACAACCCGAATTAGAAGAGCAGATCACCAGCGAATTTTTAAATCAATTACAAGCCCCTGAAACCTATAGCGACGCTCGCCAATGGTCTGGGGATGACAGACGGCTAGCAGTGTATTGGTATGCCCTGCACACCTTGCCAGATACTCAAATGACCTTAAGCTATACCTGCCCCAGCTGTAGCAAGTCGCTAAACTATCGCCTGGATTTACGGGATCTGGCAGATAACAATACAACACTCAAAGGTAAACCTTATCGTGAGATCGCCTTTAAAGGGGAAACACTTCAGATTAAACCGCTGACAGGTGAAGCCTTAGAGCAATTAGAAACCCTTAATTTGGCGTTAAATCCATTAACTCCCAATACGGCTGATTACCGGCAACAAAAAGCAGAAATACGTTTAGCTGAAATTAGGTATTGTCTGGATTTTGCAGAACAACATGTAGATGATGAAGGCAAAAAACAGTGGTTATTACAATTAACTGCCAGTGAATTTGCTCAGTTAACACAATTAATCTCTGAAAAGCTCACCGAATTACAACACGGCTTACCGTCGGTCATGCATGATGGCAAACTGCAATTAACCACCCAGGTACCCGCTTGTGACTGTGAAGCGCAAACAAATAATCCGTATTTAACGCTTTTTTTTCCCTTTCGGGATTTCTGTCAATTGCCAGGTATATAGCCAAACCGGCTGGCATACGTTATTAGCGAATTTATGTATGCACGGACAAAGCTTAGGGGATTTACTGGCGTGTGATTTTTCGATGGTAATTAAACTGCATGACCAACTCCAGCAACGTACCCAACGTCGCCGCTGATGCCACCCCACTGGTGGCCGCCACGCCCGTGGTTACAGCAGACAACACACCCAATGCCGTATTAACGCCATGGGATTCAGCCGTGGTCGATTTACTGGAAACAGTGGCTGAAAATACTGAGGGGTTACATGAGGGAGTAACGGCACAGGTTACCGAGCCAACCGCGGTTACTCCTGGCTCAGAGGCAATTCCGGTAAACACATCGACTGTCGTTGAAAATACCCTGATCGAACGCACAGTCATAGCCGAACAAAACCAGCCACAACCGGAGGTTGTAGCCGCAACACCTGCCGAAGCAGATCAACAACATAGTCTGGCAGGACTACAGGCGGGCCATTCTACGTCAGATGAAGCACAAACAACACCTGTTGCTACCAGCGAAAATACAACAGCTGCCGCAAATACACGTTCTAATACGACTCATCAACGTGCACCTATTCGATTAGCAAACGGGCAGTTTGCCAGCCGTGCACAGCTCAGTACGCGGTTTGGTATGTTACAAGCCTCGATGGCAAGCCACCAAGGGGATTTAACCGGCTATGCATTAGGTGGTGGTTTATGGTCATCGGCTAAGGAAACCATGGGGTTAATGCACCATGCCCAAGGGCTATTTAATCGAGTCCGCGGGGAGCGTTCTCATACAAATACCACTCCAAACCAAACACGTAATCGCACAAGGCGATCCAACCGTCAAGCAGAGAGTCATACCGAAAGCCGTACAGACAATAGAGCAGCCAGTACAACACAAGCAGCCACCCCAAGTCGAGGCAATACGACAGATTCTAATGTTGTTCAGGACGAAAATACCACAAGCGCCACCCCTGTCAGCCATTCAACGCCGACTTCGCATAGAGCAACAAATGACCAACACCCTAATCAACCCGACATAGCCCGTACGGCGCCTGGCGCGCAGCCGTCCCGAGAGGCACCAACCCCTTCATTGGGACAGCAACAGCAAGCAGATGTACGTCAGCAAGTGCAGCAGGATCAACAACAGCAGCTTCTGAGTGATCAGCTGGCACGGCAAACTACAGCATTACTTACAGAAGAAAGAAATACCCAACAGTTGCTGCAGGCTATTTCCAATAACCTGGCCCAGAAAGCCAGCTGTTGTTGTGGTAGCGATGGATTGGATATAGGTCTTGATGAATTAGACAGACGACAGCAGTCGGATGATCAAGACAACAACCGTCGCCGTTCTAATCGACGCAGTCGGTGGTTATCGAAGCTGAGTCAATTAGCGAAATGGGGTGGCCCAGTAGCAGGGGTCATGACAGCAGCCACCACCTATGAAGCACTCAAAGATCGCGAAGAGTTATCAATGCCCCAAAAAGTAGTACAGATAGGGGCTGCGACTACCGGGACAGTGGGAGGTGCCGCGGCGGGGGCTATGGCGGGTGCCTCATTGGGTAGTGTAATACCGTTGCTTGGGACAGCCGTGGGTGGATTGATTGGTGGCATTATTGGTGGTGTAGCTGGTAACTGGTTAGGGGATATTGCTGGACAGACTGCCAGTGATTATTTAGCTGAAAAACCGACGACAATGGCTGTATCTGAGCTGAGCAATCCAAAAACAGCAGATGCCCAAAACATCAATGTAGATCATTCTGAATTACAGTTTACGAATACAGACAAACTGGTGGTAAATACTACTACCACCAGTCATCAGGGTAGGATTAGCTCTACTACTATAGCAGAGCCAGCCACTGCAGCTGTGACTATACAGTCACGAGCCATCGACCCAGCACCAATAAAAATAGACAGCAA
This sequence is a window from Spartinivicinus ruber. Protein-coding genes within it:
- a CDS encoding DUF2460 domain-containing protein; its protein translation is MVASITDYHNRINAINEKAALFRQAVINPQVESANTNRFITDNAERNSQLKAVVKDTIFDAAGEQGPLLLGVTANAVRAYYDQRGSLPSAEMMASAYHTIENMLVNTANHKIMDAATSTSEGIIKRNHQVALIVPTMLTSITNDMVTHIPPNYDKSEIFAITRRAGSTFGDLKKGELIDESFHGQYSSMNQRQPVATGDGTTKEFTKSIGMPVRKELVRVYHDRNLVAEDLNGRGLLSGHFIDADGVAVTVTGSVDHDTGGITVNFSVPPKNGIEIHVAYDVSIEKDPSLIPKIDHEMESWLVYPHESAIAASATIQAVFSARREFSIDLNALNFSSAKNILAAEKDRRRLIDMYFFAMGNRQWKYTVPDGLKFTDHYETLRQTFYEISQDLMYRTKKSGLVGIIAGPKASALLKSIGAPHVRMAPGYRHVPQPHYVGKVFEFDFKEDPFAPDWQIFCYAKGRDHGDSGYVAADAISAINYQHPIDEKLRHSNTLYELAYRDLHPKNGRTYYTLLTLVP